One segment of Solanum stenotomum isolate F172 chromosome 1, ASM1918654v1, whole genome shotgun sequence DNA contains the following:
- the LOC125867085 gene encoding galactinol synthase 1 produces the protein MAPELESGTKKATDIELGRAYVTFLAGNGYYVKGVVGLAKGLIKAKSMYPLVVAILPDVPEEHRMILTRHGCIVKEIEPLAPSLQSSDKYARSYYVLNYSKLRIWQFVEYSKMVYLDGDMQVFENIDHLFELPDKYLYAVADCICDMYGEPCAEVLPWPKEMGPRPSVYFNAGMFVFQPNLSIYVRLLNTLKVTPPTQFAEQDFLNMYFKDKYKPIPYTYNLLLAMLWRHPEKIEVNKAKAVHYCSPGAKPWKYTGKEEHMDREDIKMLVTKWWDIYNDTTLDHKVQGSTVEANRLREAAFSDSNISALYITSPSAA, from the exons atggCTCCAGAACTTGAAAGTGGAACAAAAAAGGCTACGGATATAGAATTAGGGAGGGCTTATGTGACTTTCTTAGCAGGTAATGGTTATTATGTGAAAGGTGTGGTTGGTTTAGCAAAGGGATTGATAAAAGCTAAATCTATGTATCCTTTGGTTGTGGCAATTTTGCCCGATGTGCCTGAGGAACACAGGATGATATTGACGAGGCACGGTTGCATAGTGAAGGAGATAGAGCCACTAGCTCCTTCATTGCAATCGTCCGATAAGTATGCACGATCTTATTACGTGCTCAACTACTCCAAACTTCGGATTTGGCAg TTTGTGGAGTACAGTAAGATGGTGTACTTGGATGGAGACATGCAAGTTTTCGAGAACATAGACCATCTATTCGAGCTGCCTGATAAGTATTTATATGCGGTGGCGGACTGCATATGCGATATGTATGGGGAGCCATGTGCTGAGGTTCTGCCGTGGCCCAAAGAGATGGGGCCAAGGCCGTCTGTTTACTTCAACGCAGGCATGTTTGTCTTTCAGCCAAATCTCTCCATCTATGTTCGTCTCTTGAACACACTCAAAGTTACCCCACCCACCCAATTTGCTGAGCAG GACTTTCTGAACATGTACTTTAAAGACAAGTACAAGCCAATTCCTTACACATACAATCTGTTGCTGGCCATGCTATGGCGCCACCCAGAGAAAATCGAGGTGAACAAGGCGAAAGCGGTTCACTACTGTTCTCCAGGGGCTAAGCCGTGGAAATACACTGGGAAGGAAGAACACATGGATCGAGAGGATATCAAAATGCTAGTGACGAAATGGTGGGACATTTATAATGACACCACACTGGATCACAAGGTGCAGGGTTCTACAGTTGAAGCTAACAGATTAAGGGAAGCAGCCTTTTCGGATTCGAATATAAGTGCTCTATATATTACTAGCCCATCAGCTGCTTAG